The genome window TCGTGACGACGATGGTCGGGGAGAAGGGCTCACGGGACCCAGCTGCCATTCGGTCGTACGTCGACGGTCTGACGAAGCTGCACCAGGGCGACAACATCGAGGCGACCGCCCTCTTCGAGCGGGCCATCGAAATGGACCCGGAGTTCGCGATGGCCTACACGTACCTCGGGGCGGCGCTGACGAACCTGGGGCGGGACGAGGAGGCGGCTGCGAGCCTCGCGAAGGCCGTGGAGCTTTCGGGCGATCTGCCGCGTACCGACAGGCTCTTCGTAGCGGCGCGCCAGGCTGTCGCAGCGGGGGAGCCCGCTCGGGGGATCGAGGCCCTCGAGGAGCTGACGACGCTCCTGCCCAACAACCTCGGCGCCTTCTACGAGCTGGCGCTGGCGCACGAGCTTGTGGGGAACTGGGACGAGGCCACGGAGAACCTCGAGCGCGTCGTCTCGCTCGACCCGAAGTTCGGGGCCGCGCTCTTCGCTCTCGGTCGGGTCCAGATCAAGAAGGGGAGTTCCGAGAAGGCGCTCGAGTACCTGACGGGAGCGCTCTCGCAGAGCATCCTGAGCGGCAACCGAGAGGCCGAGGCGACGGTGCTGAACGCGATCGGTCTCGCACACTACTATCTCGACCGTCACGACGACGCGCTGAAGCACTACCGCCAGAGCCTGGAGATCAAGCGCGAGATCGGCGACACGCGGGGGATGAGCGCGACGCTCTCGAACATGGCCGTCGTATACCAGGTGAGGGGCGATTTCGAGAGGTCGGTCTCGACGTACCGCGAGGCGCTGGGTCTGAGCGAGCAGATTGGAGACACGCAGGGGCTGGCGGAGAACCTGATCAACCTCGGCACCGTGCACGAGGAAAAGGGGCAGCTGGACGAGGCGCTCGACTGCTACAAGCGGGCGCTCGACATCGAGTCGGAGCTCGGCGACCGCATGGCCGAGATCCTCTGTCTGAACGACATCGGGAACGTGTATCTCACGCAGGGGAGGATCGACGACGCTCAGGTCTACATCGAACGCGCACTCGATGTCAGGAAGGAGATCGGCGAGAAGAAGGGCATCGGCATCTCGCTGAACTGTCTGGGTGTGATCGCCCGGCTCCGCGGCCAGTACGAACGGGCTCTCTCGAAGCACCTCAAGGCGCTCGCGCTCTTCCGCGAGACGAAGTGGAGGACCGGGGAGGCCGAGACGCTCGCCTTTATGGCGGCCGTGATGGCGGCCAGGGGCAGATTCACGGCTTCCCTTGATTCCCTGGAAGAGGCAGCCGGGATCTACGAGGAGCTCTCGGACCAGACGGGTCTCACGGTCGTCCGGACGACGCGCGCCGACGTCGAGTGCTCGCTCGGACGCTGCGAAGGTGCCCTCGAGCAGGTCGTCGAGGTGGAGCGGGACGCCAGGGAGCTGGGCAACAGCGAGCTCGTCGCGATGGCGCTCCTGACGCGCGGCCGGCTCAACCGTCTGCTGGGGGATGGCGAGGCGTCCGTCGAGATCCTCCGGTCGGCCATCGAGGCGGCCGCCGCGTGCGGCACGCGGGTGACGCTCTTCAGAGTGAGGATCGAGCTCGGACGGGCTCTGGCTGCACGGGGAGGTCACGCGGAGGCGACGCCGCTCCTCATGGAAACGCTCGACGAGATCAGATCGCTTCGTCTCGGCTCGCTCCTTCCCGAGGCCGGTCTGGCGTTCGCGGAGGCCCTCGAGGCGGCGGGCCGGTCGGCCGAGGCCTCCGGGGCCGCCGCGGAGGCCGCCGGAGAGGCCGAGCGGCTCGGCGACCGCGATACGGCCGTTCTGGCACACGCCCTTGCCGGAAGGAACGCTGAGAAGGTGGACGAGAGAAGCCGGCATCTCGAGACGGCCCGGGAGACGTTCCGTGCGGTCTCGGCGGAGCTGGGGGAAGCAGGCGCGACGTACGCGAAACGCCCGGACCTGGCGGCGGCCATGAAGCGCGCGGCCGACGTCAGCTGACGCCGGCCTCCAGCACGCTCTGGTGTTCCCGTCGAACGGACACTCGCGTCAGTTTCCGGCGCGGGGTCCCCACCGCGTCCACTCCGAGCCGAAGTCGAGCGGCAGGCGCTCCACCTCGAACAGACTCGCGATGTACTGGAGCTCGGGCCCCGCCTGGGCCGGGTTGATGTACTTCCACACGATCGTCCCG of Candidatus Effluviviaceae Genus V sp. contains these proteins:
- a CDS encoding tetratricopeptide repeat protein, which translates into the protein MSMIGRTISHYRITGEVGRGGMGVVYEAEDVKLGRRVAIKMLPAEITGDHDRVARFMREAQATSAINHPNIATIYEIDEVDGALFIAMEFIEGTTLRERIGPDGLGSDAVLDAARQLTVGLGRAHELGIVHRDIKPENVMLRPDGIVKILDFGLAKLTEETTASDETGQMPLTEAGMILGTARYMSPEQAQGLMVDARSDVFSAACVLYEMAVGRPAFPGDNRVAVQYAVVNTSPDPIPEDRGLPAGFADVVARGLAKAPDDRYPTCGEMAESLAGLGGSQPTGAAARATGSWTAATGVVSSSTETTASSHQSVTVLPFQNVTGSQDADWLRSGLQVMLSSDLAHTPTVRVVTPERLNEVLSDLRLENTALFDAVTVRSIAEYVSADAVVSGSYVKLGSTTRVDVLVSQPATGTEARVKVEAADDEELLASIAHIAAEVLRSIQSGAERDLVTTMVGEKGSRDPAAIRSYVDGLTKLHQGDNIEATALFERAIEMDPEFAMAYTYLGAALTNLGRDEEAAASLAKAVELSGDLPRTDRLFVAARQAVAAGEPARGIEALEELTTLLPNNLGAFYELALAHELVGNWDEATENLERVVSLDPKFGAALFALGRVQIKKGSSEKALEYLTGALSQSILSGNREAEATVLNAIGLAHYYLDRHDDALKHYRQSLEIKREIGDTRGMSATLSNMAVVYQVRGDFERSVSTYREALGLSEQIGDTQGLAENLINLGTVHEEKGQLDEALDCYKRALDIESELGDRMAEILCLNDIGNVYLTQGRIDDAQVYIERALDVRKEIGEKKGIGISLNCLGVIARLRGQYERALSKHLKALALFRETKWRTGEAETLAFMAAVMAARGRFTASLDSLEEAAGIYEELSDQTGLTVVRTTRADVECSLGRCEGALEQVVEVERDARELGNSELVAMALLTRGRLNRLLGDGEASVEILRSAIEAAAACGTRVTLFRVRIELGRALAARGGHAEATPLLMETLDEIRSLRLGSLLPEAGLAFAEALEAAGRSAEASGAAAEAAGEAERLGDRDTAVLAHALAGRNAEKVDERSRHLETARETFRAVSAELGEAGATYAKRPDLAAAMKRAADVS